From Quercus lobata isolate SW786 chromosome 1, ValleyOak3.0 Primary Assembly, whole genome shotgun sequence, one genomic window encodes:
- the LOC115980211 gene encoding mitochondrial ATPase complex subunit ATP10 isoform X1, whose amino-acid sequence MQSLKRLTHQASSSTRATLLGAQLSSHQDKFFLHPTRQHLAQRSSIRFLDIYQLGNKAAIEKERARLADEMNRGYFADISELNQHGGKIAMANKIIIPAMAAVKFPVLEVNYSDGTTVKLPKTSNGEIVDVDKSAIPKASLICLSFRANSQAMIDSWSGPFIDAFSNSKDVQLYEVSFIDSWFLRLNPIKRLLLRIMKKSNGGKDALQKQIVYSFGDHYYFRKELKVLNLLTGYIFLLDKFGRIRWQGFGLATQEELSSLLSCASLLLEEK is encoded by the exons ATGCAGAGTTTGAAGCGATTGACCCACcaagcttcttcttcaacccGAGCTACTCTATTGGGTGCTCAGCTTTCAAGCCACCAAGACAAGTTCTTTCTTCATCCTACTCGTCAGCATTTAGCTCAAAGGTCTTCCATTCGCTTCCTCGACATTTACCAG CTGGGAAACAAAGCAGCAATCGAGAAAGAGCGTGCTCGACt TGCAGATGAGATGAACCGGGGATACTTTGCCGATATTTCAGAACTTAACCAACATGGTGGTAAG ATTGCAATggcaaataaaattataattccTGCAATGGCAGCCGTAAAGTTTCCTGTGTTAGAAGTGAACTACTCTGATGGTACAACAGTGAAGTTGCCAAAAACTTCCAATGGAGAGATTGTTGATGTGGACAAATCAGCTATCCCAAAGGCATCTTTGATATGTCTTTCATTCCGTGCAAACTCTCAG GCAATGATTGATTCTTGGAGTGGGCCTTTTATTGATGCTTTTAGTAATTCAAAAGACGTTCAGCTATATGAG GTATCATTTATAGACTCATGGTTCTTACGTTTGAACCCTATTAAGCGGCTGCTTCTTCGGATAATGAAAAAATCTAATGGAGGGAAGGATGCTCTTCAGAAGCAGATTGTATATTCATTCGGTGACCATTATTACTTCAGAAAAGAACTAAAAGTTCTGAACCTTCTCACTGg GTATATTTTTCTACTTGACAAATTTGGTAGAATAAGATGGCAAGGCTTTGGATTGGCAACGCAAGAGGAGTTGTCATCCCTGCTTTCTTGCGCATCGCTTCTTTTGGAAGAGAAATGA
- the LOC115980211 gene encoding uncharacterized protein LOC115980211 isoform X3 produces the protein MNRGYFADISELNQHGGKIAMANKIIIPAMAAVKFPVLEVNYSDGTTVKLPKTSNGEIVDVDKSAIPKASLICLSFRANSQAMIDSWSGPFIDAFSNSKDVQLYEVSFIDSWFLRLNPIKRLLLRIMKKSNGGKDALQKQIVYSFGDHYYFRKELKVLNLLTGYIFLLDKFGRIRWQGFGLATQEELSSLLSCASLLLEEK, from the exons ATGAACCGGGGATACTTTGCCGATATTTCAGAACTTAACCAACATGGTGGTAAG ATTGCAATggcaaataaaattataattccTGCAATGGCAGCCGTAAAGTTTCCTGTGTTAGAAGTGAACTACTCTGATGGTACAACAGTGAAGTTGCCAAAAACTTCCAATGGAGAGATTGTTGATGTGGACAAATCAGCTATCCCAAAGGCATCTTTGATATGTCTTTCATTCCGTGCAAACTCTCAG GCAATGATTGATTCTTGGAGTGGGCCTTTTATTGATGCTTTTAGTAATTCAAAAGACGTTCAGCTATATGAG GTATCATTTATAGACTCATGGTTCTTACGTTTGAACCCTATTAAGCGGCTGCTTCTTCGGATAATGAAAAAATCTAATGGAGGGAAGGATGCTCTTCAGAAGCAGATTGTATATTCATTCGGTGACCATTATTACTTCAGAAAAGAACTAAAAGTTCTGAACCTTCTCACTGg GTATATTTTTCTACTTGACAAATTTGGTAGAATAAGATGGCAAGGCTTTGGATTGGCAACGCAAGAGGAGTTGTCATCCCTGCTTTCTTGCGCATCGCTTCTTTTGGAAGAGAAATGA
- the LOC115980211 gene encoding uncharacterized protein LOC115980211 isoform X2: MYCFGLFEVGFLPFRFCFWYNSNLLSWETKQQSRKSVLDYEMNRGYFADISELNQHGGKIAMANKIIIPAMAAVKFPVLEVNYSDGTTVKLPKTSNGEIVDVDKSAIPKASLICLSFRANSQAMIDSWSGPFIDAFSNSKDVQLYEVSFIDSWFLRLNPIKRLLLRIMKKSNGGKDALQKQIVYSFGDHYYFRKELKVLNLLTGYIFLLDKFGRIRWQGFGLATQEELSSLLSCASLLLEEK; this comes from the exons ATGTACTGCTTTGGGTTATTTGAAGTGGGATTTCTTCCATTTCGTTTTTGCTTTTGGTATAATTCGAATTTGTTAAG CTGGGAAACAAAGCAGCAATCGAGAAAGAGCGTGCTCGACt ATGAGATGAACCGGGGATACTTTGCCGATATTTCAGAACTTAACCAACATGGTGGTAAG ATTGCAATggcaaataaaattataattccTGCAATGGCAGCCGTAAAGTTTCCTGTGTTAGAAGTGAACTACTCTGATGGTACAACAGTGAAGTTGCCAAAAACTTCCAATGGAGAGATTGTTGATGTGGACAAATCAGCTATCCCAAAGGCATCTTTGATATGTCTTTCATTCCGTGCAAACTCTCAG GCAATGATTGATTCTTGGAGTGGGCCTTTTATTGATGCTTTTAGTAATTCAAAAGACGTTCAGCTATATGAG GTATCATTTATAGACTCATGGTTCTTACGTTTGAACCCTATTAAGCGGCTGCTTCTTCGGATAATGAAAAAATCTAATGGAGGGAAGGATGCTCTTCAGAAGCAGATTGTATATTCATTCGGTGACCATTATTACTTCAGAAAAGAACTAAAAGTTCTGAACCTTCTCACTGg GTATATTTTTCTACTTGACAAATTTGGTAGAATAAGATGGCAAGGCTTTGGATTGGCAACGCAAGAGGAGTTGTCATCCCTGCTTTCTTGCGCATCGCTTCTTTTGGAAGAGAAATGA